In the genome of Candidatus Saccharibacteria bacterium, one region contains:
- the gltX gene encoding glutamate--tRNA ligase — protein MTRTRFAPSPTGFLHVGGIRTALFAWLLARQNDGQFILRIEDTDRKREVSGAEAHIMDSLKWLGLDWDEGPDSDGSHGSYRQSERLDIYKKWAQKLIDSGRAYADPYTTAEVQAFRDEAIKNKQPFLYRNHRPKKPPAWDGTMPLRFKSNPKFLSNWEGENAPVVDEVMGDKMFNNLTIDPDTTDDVVLVKSDGFPTYNFAHIVDDAEMEITHVLRGQEFLSSMAIYMDIYHALGLKAPKFAHLPHIMNEQGNKKLSKRDGAKDILDYAREGYLPEALVSFIATLGWNDGTEQEVFTVNELIEKFSLDRVHKSGARFDERRLLWANGHFLRQLDIKTLYALSVGENSKTKYQSTDYWPEEAEDADEEYKKQVIGLVQERLKFLAELPQLTEFFFKDLPVNPELISSHKQLKKLEKDDLKTLLQTAREEIAQSDFTTDDLQNRLNALLTLTHTKPAVLFSLIRIATTQSPASPGLAETMTVLGRETTLRRIDQQLRLL, from the coding sequence ATGACTAGGACACGATTCGCCCCCAGCCCAACCGGATTTTTACATGTTGGTGGTATTCGTACCGCTTTGTTTGCATGGCTCTTGGCGCGTCAAAATGACGGTCAATTCATCTTACGCATAGAAGATACCGATAGAAAGCGTGAGGTTAGCGGAGCAGAGGCTCACATCATGGATAGCCTGAAATGGCTTGGTCTAGATTGGGACGAAGGGCCGGACTCAGACGGTTCACATGGATCATACCGGCAATCAGAGCGACTAGACATCTACAAAAAATGGGCGCAGAAGCTCATTGACAGCGGACGAGCTTACGCCGACCCATACACCACAGCAGAAGTTCAGGCCTTCCGTGATGAGGCCATCAAGAATAAGCAGCCGTTTTTATACCGCAATCACCGGCCAAAAAAACCGCCAGCATGGGATGGCACAATGCCACTACGCTTTAAATCTAATCCGAAGTTTCTTTCAAACTGGGAAGGCGAAAACGCACCTGTAGTTGATGAAGTTATGGGTGATAAAATGTTCAACAACTTAACTATTGACCCGGATACTACCGATGATGTTGTCCTCGTAAAGTCAGATGGTTTTCCTACCTACAATTTTGCCCATATAGTTGATGATGCCGAAATGGAAATAACGCATGTATTAAGAGGCCAGGAATTTCTAAGCAGTATGGCAATTTATATGGATATTTATCACGCCCTTGGGTTGAAGGCACCGAAATTCGCGCACTTACCACATATCATGAACGAACAAGGCAACAAGAAACTATCCAAACGGGACGGCGCCAAAGACATTCTAGATTACGCCAGAGAAGGCTACTTACCAGAGGCGCTGGTCAGTTTTATCGCCACACTAGGCTGGAATGATGGCACAGAACAAGAAGTCTTTACGGTTAATGAGCTGATCGAAAAATTTAGCCTAGATCGGGTACATAAAAGCGGTGCTCGGTTTGATGAGCGCCGATTACTGTGGGCCAATGGGCATTTCTTACGCCAACTTGATATAAAAACGCTGTACGCACTATCAGTTGGCGAAAATTCAAAAACCAAATACCAGAGTACAGACTATTGGCCAGAAGAGGCCGAAGATGCCGATGAAGAATACAAAAAACAAGTGATTGGCTTAGTACAGGAGCGTCTGAAGTTCTTGGCAGAACTACCACAGCTAACTGAGTTCTTCTTTAAAGATTTACCGGTAAACCCAGAGCTTATCAGCAGCCATAAACAGCTTAAGAAGCTTGAAAAAGACGACTTAAAAACACTACTGCAAACCGCCCGGGAAGAGATAGCTCAAAGCGATTTTACGACAGACGATTTACAGAACCGCCTCAATGCCTTACTAACTCTCACACACACTAAGCCTGCCGTGCTGTTTAGTCTAATCCGTATTGCTACCACCCAAAGTCCGGCCAGCCCCGGGCTAGCTGAAACCATGACCGTACTCGGCCGCGAAACTACTCTGCGCCGTATTGATCAGCAACTACGTCTGTTGTAG
- a CDS encoding DUF4367 domain-containing protein, with product MYTNYKKRVKIVAQRHNIIEINGKQYDASTGKPIQTSTANNHGVGSPKNPNQKAGNVDGFTKRRNKHTTSKQPQTPRQRATTTARDVHNKQLKSNTLMRHAVKKPAQASPHHAENKSDVTKINPAQQTSAHSERAARAHAVAKSRLVSKFGSGNPSPITQTVEKLPLKQPPIHADQPTPSHTPRFPKQTLTISPFEKALKSATSHEQPHAKKIPRRHHVARKLRLSPKAMNISAALLVVLIVGGFIAYRSAPGIAVHVAATRAGVRASLPSYQPAGFSLQGPVQYSSGQIAIGYKSNSDERQFRLIQQKTDWDSQTLLNNYIATETNQYQTFQKGDKTIYIYDGSNAAWVSGGTWYQIKGESALNADQLVRIASSL from the coding sequence GTGTATACTAACTACAAAAAGAGGGTAAAAATTGTGGCTCAACGGCACAACATAATCGAAATTAACGGTAAGCAATATGATGCTTCGACCGGAAAGCCGATACAAACGTCTACAGCCAACAACCACGGCGTGGGTTCTCCTAAAAACCCAAATCAAAAAGCCGGTAACGTCGACGGCTTTACAAAGCGTCGCAACAAGCATACGACTTCTAAACAACCCCAAACTCCGCGTCAACGTGCTACTACAACTGCTCGCGACGTACATAACAAACAACTCAAATCAAATACATTAATGCGACACGCGGTTAAAAAACCAGCGCAAGCTAGCCCTCATCATGCAGAAAATAAATCGGATGTTACAAAAATCAACCCGGCGCAACAAACTAGCGCGCACAGCGAAAGAGCAGCTCGTGCGCATGCAGTTGCAAAGAGCAGGTTGGTAAGTAAGTTCGGTAGCGGGAACCCGTCACCGATCACTCAAACCGTAGAGAAGCTACCACTCAAGCAGCCACCTATCCATGCCGACCAACCTACGCCAAGTCATACTCCTCGGTTTCCAAAACAGACCCTGACGATAAGCCCTTTTGAAAAAGCCCTCAAAAGTGCAACTAGCCACGAGCAACCGCACGCTAAAAAGATTCCAAGGCGACACCACGTCGCTAGGAAGCTTCGCTTAAGCCCCAAAGCTATGAACATAAGCGCGGCACTACTCGTCGTCTTGATTGTAGGCGGATTCATAGCTTATCGAAGCGCCCCCGGTATTGCTGTACACGTTGCTGCGACTCGTGCCGGAGTTCGGGCATCATTACCAAGCTACCAGCCAGCTGGGTTTTCACTGCAAGGTCCAGTCCAATACAGTAGCGGGCAGATTGCCATAGGATACAAGTCAAACAGTGATGAACGGCAGTTCCGTCTCATTCAGCAGAAGACTGACTGGGATAGCCAAACTTTACTTAACAATTACATAGCAACCGAAACAAACCAGTACCAAACCTTCCAAAAAGGCGACAAAACTATATATATTTACGATGGTAGCAATGCTGCCTGGGTTAGCGGTGGTACCTGGTATCAAATTAAAGGCGAGTCAGCTCTAAACGCTGATCAATTAGTACGTATCGCTAGCAGCTTGTAA
- a CDS encoding PEGA domain-containing protein: MDFLDPKKKRAHKIRLYIGYGLMAVLILSLATLLLFQAYGYNYNLRTGDITQNGLLFVDAQPEPAQVMLNGENKGATDRRMVLPAGSYTLDLWREGYRDWSRSFLLGGGNIQRFVYPFLFPENLNTNVAQLYGSQPPRFITQSPDRQWLLAQRTSSVTVFDEIDLSGETVTSSALLIPEGVFTKGQNSRIELVEWSTNNRHVLLKHTFDAGTEYVLVDREQPNNSVNLSTEFTQTFSKVTLKDKSHDEFYLYNSANLTLRTRTLQDPESTLVLQNVNQYHTHGNDVVLYTAVDPKDNETVSLNILDGNGKHQLKELADAKNNLLDIARYDGAWYVVAGTPKEGKIYVYKNPVDALSRNPDKALIPAAILRIDDARYVSFSGNARSIAAQSGSKFAVYDAEKKAISRYDTDLDVPDQRQATWMDGHRLNLVSDGNVHVFDFDGTNQHGLVPSYGSYRTFFDRDYEAMFTIAPAPDINDRAALLRASLIVED, encoded by the coding sequence ATGGATTTTTTAGACCCCAAAAAGAAACGTGCACATAAAATAAGGCTCTATATCGGTTACGGACTGATGGCAGTTTTGATATTGAGTTTGGCGACGTTACTGCTTTTTCAAGCTTACGGCTATAATTACAACTTGCGCACTGGTGATATAACCCAAAATGGTTTGCTGTTTGTAGACGCTCAACCCGAACCAGCCCAAGTTATGTTAAACGGAGAAAATAAAGGAGCAACCGACCGACGCATGGTACTCCCCGCGGGAAGTTACACGCTTGATTTGTGGCGTGAGGGCTATAGAGATTGGAGCCGTAGCTTCCTACTCGGTGGTGGCAATATACAACGATTTGTATACCCTTTCTTGTTTCCTGAAAATCTCAATACAAATGTAGCGCAGCTTTATGGATCGCAACCTCCTAGGTTCATTACGCAAAGTCCCGATCGCCAATGGTTGCTTGCGCAGCGCACCAGTAGCGTGACTGTGTTTGATGAGATTGACCTAAGTGGTGAAACGGTTACAAGCTCTGCATTACTCATTCCGGAAGGTGTGTTTACTAAAGGTCAAAACAGCCGTATTGAGCTTGTAGAGTGGTCAACAAATAACCGCCATGTTCTGTTGAAGCATACGTTTGATGCTGGTACAGAGTATGTCTTGGTAGATCGTGAGCAACCAAACAATAGCGTAAATTTGAGTACAGAGTTTACTCAAACGTTTAGCAAAGTGACGCTTAAAGACAAGAGCCACGACGAGTTTTACTTATATAACAGCGCGAATCTTACGTTGCGAACCAGGACACTGCAAGACCCGGAATCTACACTCGTGTTACAAAATGTTAACCAGTATCACACCCACGGTAACGATGTAGTTCTTTATACGGCTGTTGATCCTAAAGACAATGAGACAGTGTCTTTGAATATACTAGACGGCAACGGCAAACATCAGCTAAAGGAGCTTGCTGACGCTAAAAATAATTTACTGGATATTGCTCGATATGACGGGGCTTGGTATGTGGTGGCTGGAACGCCCAAAGAAGGGAAAATTTATGTCTATAAAAATCCGGTCGATGCCCTTTCTAGAAACCCGGACAAGGCGCTTATTCCAGCGGCGATATTACGGATTGATGATGCGCGCTACGTCTCGTTTTCTGGCAATGCTCGGTCGATTGCAGCTCAGTCAGGCAGTAAGTTTGCAGTGTATGATGCCGAGAAGAAAGCTATTTCTCGTTATGATACAGATCTAGATGTACCAGACCAGCGTCAAGCGACCTGGATGGACGGACATCGCTTGAATCTGGTGAGCGATGGTAATGTTCATGTGTTTGACTTTGACGGCACTAATCAACACGGGTTAGTTCCGAGCTATGGCTCGTACCGTACGTTCTTTGATCGGGACTATGAAGCGATGTTTACCATAGCTCCTGCCCCAGATATTAACGACAGAGCTGCCCTACTCCGAGCTAGTCTAATCGTAGAAGACTAA